One window of the Colletotrichum destructivum chromosome 6, complete sequence genome contains the following:
- a CDS encoding Putative MFS transporter superfamily gives MGVSELDRVPETSSSSSSTTGTPIGIVTDGEYIKETNPITFTSTDERPISYPEGGTTAWLVVLGSWLALFSSMGLMNSIGAFHAHIQRDQLSGDSPSSVSWIFGRFPPKPLSMARALPDPMILRNPALCLTAMGAFFMEWGLFVPLSYLILYALGHGAIVVLLVHAPCAHQCGCCAGPGRWVPGYLSDRLGRFNMLIATILGCDMSLACLWLTSGSSPALLIAFAVVFGFFSGDNVSLAPVCIGQLCTIESYGRYYSTANVLYTLTGIPIAGEIFDRSQGSFRNLIIFTIVSYAASFICLVIAKLLCCGRRGLWAIF, from the exons ATGGGTGTTTCCGAGCTTGACAGGGTCCCAGagacttcctcgtcctcgtcctccacaACAGGGACGCCAATTGGTATTGTCACCGACGGCGAATACATCAAAGAAACTAATCCCATCACTTTCACCAGCACCGATGAACGTCCCATATCCTATCCCGAAGGCGGCACCACCGCCtggctcgtcgtcctcggcagctggctcgccctcttctcctccatggGCCTCATGAACAGCATCGGCGCCTTTCACGCGCACATTCAGCGCGACCAGCTCTCGGGTGACAGCCCATCCTCAGTGTCCTGGATTTTCGGC CGGTTCCCGCCGAAGCCGCTGTCCATGGCGCGGGCGCTCCCGGACCCGATGATCCTACGGAACCCGGCGCTGTGCTTGACGGCCATGGGAGCCTTCTTCATGGAATGGGGGCTCTTCGTGCCTCTGTCCTACCTGATCTTGTACGCGCTTGGCCATGGGGCAATCGTCGTCCTTCTCGTACATGCTCCTTGCGCTCATCAATGCGGGTGCTGTGCCGGGCCGGGCCGCTGGGTGCCGGGATACCTGTCCGACCGACTGGGGCGGTTCAACATGCTCATCGCTACGATCCTCGGGTGCGACATGTCCCTTGCCTGTCTTTGGCTCACGTCGGGATCGAGCCCTGCCCTGCTTATCGCCTTCGCGGTGGTGTTCGGCTTCTTCAGTGGCGACAATGTGAGCCTGGCACCGGTGTGTATCGGACAGCTGTGCACGATTGAGTCGTATGGACGATACTATTCGACGGCGAATGTGTTG TACACACTGACTGGTATTCCAATTGCGGGAGAAATCTTTGACCGGTCGCAGGGGAGCTTCCGGAACTTGATCATCTTTACCATCGTCAGCTACGCAGCAAGCTTTATCTGTCTTGTTATTGCCAAATTGTTGTGCTGCGGGAGGCGTGGGCTGTGGGCGATATTCTAA
- a CDS encoding Putative alpha/beta hydrolase-1, homoserine/serine acetyltransferase MetX yields MAQNQPQVHYFDLPNFTFTDGTTLSLGRLAYLDINSAAPKVALIPTCFKGTLHSTLNFSSGVLQNHRIIVVALFGNGESSSPSNTTSFPASLDYRDCVRAQHALLSHLGINVVDVILGFSMGGQTTYHWAVMYPAMVRNAVIICSSARTSGHNRQFLEGPSAALENAVDYTGQPQDYAPRGVRAFGKAYSAWLTSAEWFDQHLYKSLGYDSLRAWDMDTTGPRYDGWYPNNFLVKLRMWQNGDVGVLTDGGGLDEALERIEARVLLMPCRTDQYFRPDASEREVKMLKRGSLKVIPSVWGHLAGAGSNPVDVEWMDEQITAFLQGAEAGEEKA; encoded by the coding sequence ATGGCTCAAAATCAACCTCAAGTCCATTACTTTGACCTCCCCAACTTCACCTTCACCGACGGGACCACCCTgtccctcggccgcctcgcctACCTCGACATAAACAGCGCCGCCCCCAAGGTCGCCCTCATCCCAACCTGCTTCAAGGGCACCCTTCACTCAACCCTCAACTTCTCTTCCGGCGTTTTACAAAACCACAggatcatcgtcgtcgccctctttGGCAACGGCGAGTCTTCCAGCCCCTCCAACACCACCTCGTTCCCCGCCTCTCTCGACTACCGCGACTGCGTGCGCGCCCAGCATGCGCTGCTTTCCCATCTGGGGATCAATGTCGTAGACGTCATCCTGGGGTTCTCGATGGGCGGACAGACTACCTACCACTGGGCCGTCATGTACCCGGCCATGGTCCGCAATGCGGTCATCATTTGCTCATCGGCGCGCACGAGCGGTCATAACAGGCAGTTTCTCGAAGGCCCGTCCGCCGCGCTGGAAAACGCCGTTGACTACACGGGACAGCCTCAGGATTATGCGCCGCGGGGTGTCCGCGCCTTCGGCAAGGCGTATTCGGCGTGGCTCACGAGTGCGGAGTGGTTCGACCAGCACCTCTACAAGAGCCTCGGTTACGACAGCCTGCGCGCGTGGGATATGGACACTACGGGGCCGCGGTACGACGGGTGGTACCCGAACAACTTCCTCGTGAAGCTGCGCATGTGGCAAAATGGCGATGTTGGCGTTTTgacggacggcggcgggctggacGAAGCCTTGGAGCGGATTGAAGCGCGGGTGTTGCTGATGCCGTGCCGGACGGACCAGTACTTTCGCCCTGACGCGAGCGAACGTGAGGTCAAGATGCTGAAGAGAGGGAGCTTAAAGGTGATTCCGTCGGTTTGGGGGCATTTGGCGGGTGCTGGGTCAAACCCGGTGGATGTAGAGTGGATGGATGAGCAGATCACTGCCTTCTTACAAGGTGCAgaggcaggggaggaaaaAGCATAG
- a CDS encoding Putative amidase, whose amino-acid sequence MSIVSLASDDAPSVLNEEELHRLAAELSFTIPDPNDAQSYLILLKSFEAIMHQLDTSDDFVHPALVPVPTTRPRFFWKPDANNNPLNAWSHRCEFAAAQLTSNLLRGRSVAIKDNVCVGGLPTTLGTHPEILSEYDSLPLSPIDATVVSRLLCAGAVIKGSSTCENFCASPLACTSVTGPVHHPLLHGYTTGGSSSGSCALVSSDALLRARKGVFGETAELAIGGDQAGSIRIPACYTGIYGLKPTFGLVPYTGAASMTPMIDHLGPIASSVEDIAALLKVMAGWDGMDPRMTPETPLVANVKDYPALVDEYRHASSEPGRPVMKVVGLLTESFVVPGLSPEVRDLVRKAAREGFEAAGAEVVDISVPMHSEGPIIWTAATRPSMSLGLVQGKPSGHLSYLSPHIKTQWPPSQDTYQLLTQSNPAVVNILLSQVLDTSHLPPSIEAKAHRKAFQLRAAYDAALAQVDVLVTPCAPTVSMPHPDPDASILERLKPAIGLTSNTCPFNITGHPAMNVPCGEMPLTERPDVKMPVGMQVVGKRWEDEMVMKAAIVFEAGQKRLANV is encoded by the exons ATGTCCATCGTTTCTTTAGCAAGCGATGACGCACC ATCTGTTCTCAACGAGGAAGAACTGCATCGTCTCGCCGCAGAACTCAGCTTCACCATCCCCGACCCCAATGATGCGCAGTCGTACCTCATCTTGCTCAAGTCCTTCGAGGCGATCATGCATCAACTGGACACCAGCGATGACTTCGTCCACCCCGCTCTGGTCCCGGTGCCCACCACCAGACCTCGCTTCTTCTGGAAGCCGGATGCCAACAACAATCCCTTGAACGCCTGGAGTCACCGTTGCGAGTTCGCGGCCGCTCAGCTGACCAGCAACCTACTCAGGGGTCGAAGCGTCGCCATCAAAGACAACGTATGCGTCGGTGGCCTGCCCACCACGCTCGGCACGCATCCCGAGATTCTGTCCGAGTACGattctcttcccctctcgCCCATCGACGCAACTGTCGTGTCGCGTTTACTatgcgccggcgccgtgatCAAGGGCTCCTCGACGTGCGAGAACTTCTGCGCCTCGCCCTTGGCGTGTACGTCGGTCACCGGACCGGTGCACCACCCGCTGCTGCACGGATACaccaccggcggcagcagcagcggctcaTGCGCCCTCGTGTCTTCAGACGCTCTGCTCAGGGCACGAAAGGGCGTCTTTGGGGAGACGGCGGAGCTGGCGATTGGCGGCGACCAGGCGGGTTCCATCCGCATCCCGGCGTGTTACACGGGCATCTACGGGCTGAAGCCAACGTTTGGGCTGGTTCCGTACACAGGTGCCGCCTCCATGACGCCCATGATTGACCATCTGGGTCCGATTGCATCAAGTGTAGAAGATATCGCGGCGTTACTGAAAGTCATGGCCGGATGGGACGGCATGGATCCCAGGATGACGCCCGAGACGCCTCTCGTGGCTAACGTCAAGGACTATCCCGCCCTGGTCGATGAGTATCGCCATGCAAGCTCCGAGCCTGGACGACCCGTCATGAAGGTAGTAGGGCTTCTGACCGAGTCGTTCGTCGTGCCGGGTCTGTCGCCGGAAGTGCGCGACCTGGTGCGCAAGGCAGCGAGAGAAGGcttcgaagccgccggcgcagaggtcgtcgacatctCCGTCCCCATGCACTCCGAAGGCCCCATCATCTGGACGGCTGCCACGCGGCCATCCATGTCTTTGGGTCTTGTTCAGGGGAAGCCATCGGGCCATCTATCGTACCTCTCGCCTCACATCAAGACGCAGTGGCCCCCAAGCCAGGACACTTACCAGCTTCTAACCCAGTCCaaccccgccgtcgtcaacatTCTCCTCAGCCAAGTCTTGGACACATCACatcttcccccctccatcgAAGCCAAAGCCCACCGTAAAGCCTTCCAGCTGCGTGCCGCCTACGACGCGGCTCTTGCGCAGGTCGACGTCTTGGTCACGCCTTGTGCGCCGACCGTCTCCATGCCGCATCCTGACCCGGATGCGTCGATACTGGAGAGGCTGAAGCCCGCTATCGGGCTGACGAGCAATACTTGCCCGTTCAATATTACGGGGCATCCGGCGATGAACGTGCCGTGTGGGGAGATGCCGCTGACGGAGAGGCCGGATGTAAAGATGCCAGTAGGAATGCAGGTTGTTGGTAAGAGGTGGGAGGATGAGATGGTAATGAAGGCGGCAATAGTTTTTGAAGCCGGACAGAAGAGGCTAGCAAATGTGTGA
- a CDS encoding Putative short-chain dehydrogenase/reductase SDR, NAD(P)-binding domain superfamily has translation MASLDISRLFSVKGYVAVVTGGSSGLGFMICKGLVVNGAKVYLVALPSESIDDKVAELCELGKASGGGSAVGYACDVSSKEAIAGLAAFISQRESHLDILVSNAGIRRDPVTPCNVTSASLAELQASMWSHRHSDWAETFSVNTAAHYFLSVAFMPLLAAAAQRDLGAGIKGSSEGRGAVIVTSSCASMHNATNVDMSSYATSKAATDHLVRLLAAKFGRWYIRVNGINPGFVPSKMNPVGEEGNMFANLFDQVPAKRAGNEEDIAGAVLYLASRAGAYIDGINLCVDGGRILMANGQT, from the exons ATGGCTTCACTCGACATCTCCCGGTTATTCAGCGTCAAAGGGTACGTCGCTGTTGTGACGGGCGGAAGCAGTGGCCTCGGATTCATGATCTGCAAG GGACTCGTGGTCAACGGCGCCAAGGTGTACCTCGTAGCGCTTCCCTCTGAGTCCATTGACGACAAGGTCGCGGAGCTCTGTGAACTCGGCAAAGCCTCTGGAGGAGGCAGCGCAGTCGG GTACGCATGCGACGTATCCTCcaaggaggccatcgccggcctcgcggcGTTTATCTCGCAGCGCGAATCTCACCTGGACATCCTCGTGTCCAACGCCGGCATCCGCCGCGACCCCGTCACCCCCTGCAACGTCACGTCAGCCTCCCTCGCGGAGCTGCAAGCCTCAATGTGGTCGCATCGGCACTCTGACTGGGCCGAAACCTTCAGCGTCAACACGGCGGCGCACTACTTCCTCTCTGTGGCCTTCATGCCCCTCctggcagcagcggcgcAGCGGGACCTAGGGGCCGGGATCAAGGGCAGCAGCGAGGGCAGGGGCGCGGTAATCGTCACGAGTTCGTGCGCGAGCATGCACAATGCGACAAATGTCGACATGTCGAGCTACGCGACGAgcaaggcggcgacggaccACCTCGTGAGGCTGTTGGCAGCCAAGTTTGGGCGGTGGTACATTCgcgtcaacggcatcaaCCCCGGCT TTGTGCCAAGCAAGATGAACCccgtgggagaagagggcaACATGTTTGCCAATCTCTTCGACCAAGTCCCCGCCAAAAGGGCGGGCAACGAGGAAGACATTGCGGGTGCGGTGCTCTATCTTGCGAGTCGCGCCGGG GCTTACATCGACGGCATTAATCTGTGTGTGGATGGAGGGCGTATCTTGATGGCAAACGGACAGACGTAG
- a CDS encoding Putative cytochrome P450 has translation MSANLEDFINPLWFSKLQESQELVLALTAVAVAGLTYLIYNVAFKTDISYIKGLPEIPGALPVVGHLFQLGQDHATVCEQWWRQYSQSVYQIKLGNTRAVVVNSFEDCKKMLLGNQNAVIDRPTLYTFHGVISSTQGFTIGSSPWDESCKKKRKAAGTALGRASLRNYHPMFDLESYCILRDLKKDSQNGALEISVRPYIQRFALNTTLTLCYGIRMDAVYDDLLREILYVGSAISLLRSASENMQDYVPIMRYFPNNEKNKRSKELRDRRDAYLNLLLDKVREMIKLGTDKPCISAAILKDEETKLTGVEVSSICLSLVSGGFETIPGTLTSAIGSLSTPEGQIWQDRAYEDIKRYYPDMRDAWSSSISEEKVPYINAIIKEAGRYYTVSAMSLPRKTVTEVNWNGAKIPAKTMILINAQAGNHDVDHFGPDAGKFDPERWLSSLDPPTERESVGLNHLSFGTGSRACSGQHIAHRLLYTALLRLLASYKIVASETEPPNTDYVDYNQFKSALVAIPRDFKVKLVPRDVSATEECLRLAEVRTRDHYKE, from the exons ATGTCGGCAAACCTCGAGGACTTTATCAACCCGCTGTGGTTCAGCAAGCTGCAGGAGTCGCAGGAACTTGTACTCGCTCTCACGGCTGTAGCAGTCGCGGGTCTGACTTATCTCATCTACAAT GTCGCGTTCAAGACAGACATCTCCTACATCAAGGGCCTGCCAGAGATTCCCGGCGCGctgcccgtcgtcggccacctGTTCCAGCTCGGCCAGGACCACGCCACCGTGTGCGAACAATGGTGGCGCCAGTACAGCCAGTCCGTCTACCAGATCAAGCTGGGCAACACGCGGGCCGTCGTGGTCAACTCCTTCGAGGACTGCAAGAAGATGCTCCTCGGAAACCAGAACGCCGTCATTGACAGGCCCACGCTCTACACCTTCCACGGCGTCATCAGCAGCACCCAGGGCTTCACCATCGGCTCGTCTCCATGGGACGAGTCGtgcaagaagaagcgcaaggccgCAGGCACTGCGCTCGGAAGAGCCTCCCTTCGTAACTACCACCCCATGTTCGATCTGGAGAGCTACTGCATCCTCCGGGACCTGAAGAAGGACAGCCAGAATGGTGCCCTTGAGATTAGTGTGCGGCCTTACATTCAGAGGTTTGCGCTCAACACGACCCTCACCCTGTGCTACGGCATCCGCATGGACGCCGTGTACGACGACCTTCTCCGGGAGATTCTGTACGTCggctcggccatctcccTGCTTCGCAGCGCGTCGGAGAACATGCAGGACTACGTACCCATCATGCGCTATTTCCCCAACAACGAGAAGAACAAGCGGTCCAAGGAGCTCCGCGACCGCCGCGACGCCTACCTCAACCTGCTGCTGGACAAGGTCCGCGAAATGATCAAGCTGGGCACCGACAAGCCCTGTATCTCGGCCGCTAtcctcaaggacgaggagaccAAGCTCACAGGTGTCGAGGTCTCGTCCATCTGCCTGTCGCTCGTGTCGGGCGGCTTCGAGACGATCCCGGGAACGTTGACTTCGGCCATCGGATCTCTCAGCACGCCCGAGGGCCAGATCTGGCAGGACCGCGCGTACGAGGACATCAAGCGGTACTACCCGGACATGCGTGATGCCTGGTCCTCGAGCATCTCCGAGGAAAAGGTTCCCTACAtcaacgccatcatcaaggaggccggccgCTACTATACCGTCAGCGCCATGAGCTTGCCTCGCAAGACCGTCACCGAGGTGAACTGGAACGGGGCCAAGATCCCGGCCAAGACAATGATTCTCATTAACGCCCAAGCCGGAAACCACG ACGTCGACCACTTTGGCCCCGACGCGGGCAAATTCGACCCGGAGCGCTGGCTCTCCTCCCTGGACCCCCCCACCGAGCGCGAATCCGTCGGGCTCAACCACCTCAGCTTCGGCACCGGCTCGCGCGCGTGCTCAGGCCAGCACATTGCGCACCGGCTGCTGTACACGGCGCTGCTTCGGCTGTTGGCGTCGTACAAGATCGTGGCGAGTGAGACGGAGCCGCCCAACACGGACTACGTCGACTACAACCAGTTCAAGTCGGCGCTGGTGGCGATTCCGCGCGACTTCAAGGTGAAGCTCGTGCCGAGGGATGTCAGCGCGACGGAGGAGTGTTTGAGGTTGGCAGAGGTGAGGACGAGGGATCACTACAAGGAGTAA
- a CDS encoding Putative MFS transporter superfamily, whose protein sequence is MFFLKTASHTAFLRPFFHRGNLLESRAGSDDTAYDPETSTMVGLDAKFQESSAREMDSVVDGRKGYGAASEADSNANKDAESGSPVAGETTATPDGPDDAANPYNWSKAYKLTNVVVVSLSVLYTSPATTMFAPGAPSMQREFGFKSSTVEIMTITMASLGFAVGQLFIPPLSEVFGRMPFYRASSIFYLGFTAGCARSTSIAEFPLLRLLTSLSAASYMLLTLRQGWRCHCRHLSVHARDEIRQHARAKAARLRKETGNQSLRAASDKKTPVTQLVLHAMIRPITILFISPIVALIALYTAFNFGVTMLLFATFPTVYEDTYRCSVSISGLAYFGVGIGCVFDVVTFAKPSDRPLNTQGGAYRAERRLIMMMFVSPLFPIGLFIYGWTTENKVHPPLLNLLVSNLLVS, encoded by the exons ATGTTTTTCCTTAAAACCGCTAGTCACACTGCATTTCTTCGGCCATTTTTCCATCGTGGCAAT TTGCTGGAAAGTAGAGCCGGCAGCGACGACACCGCCTACGACCCCGAAACCAGCACCATGGTCGGCCTCGATGCTAAATTCCAGGAGAGTTCTGCCCGCGAAATGGACTCTGTTGTTGATGGCAGGAAAGGTTACGGGGCTGCAAGCGAAGCGGACTCAAATGCGAACAAGGATGCCGAAAGTGGTTCCCCGGTAGCTGGCGAGACAACTGCCACACCAGACGGTCCCGACGACGCTGCAAATCCGTACAACTGGTCGAAGGCGTACAAGCTGACCAACGTGGTGGTCGTCAGCTTGTCTGTGCTCTACACCAGCCCCGCAACCACCATGTTCGCCCCCGGCGCCCCGAGCATGCAGCGCGAGTTCGGCTTCAAGAGCAGCACTGTTGAGATCATGACCATTACTATGGCGTCACTCGGCTTCGCTGTGGGCCAGTTGTTTATCCCCCCTCTGTCCGAGGTCTTTGGCCGTATGCCTTTTTACCGTGCGAGCTCCATCTTTTACCTTGGCTTCACCGCTGGCTGTGCGCGCAGCACCAGCATCGCCGAgtttcccctcctccggTTATTGACGAGCTTGTCTGCAGCATCGTACATGCTC TTGACGCTGCGCCAAGGCTGGCGCTGTCATTGTCGCCACCTTTCTGTTCATGCACGAGACGAAATCCGTCAACATGCTCGAGCCAAGGCCGCTCGACTTCGTAAAGAGACGGGAAATCAAAGTTTGCGCGCTGCTAGTGACAAGAAGACCCCTGTGACGCAGCTCGTGTTGCACGCTATGATCCGCCCTATAACAATACTATTCATTTCGCCTATTGTCGCACTCATCGCGCTCTATACAGCCTTCAACTTTGGCGTCACCATGCTCCTCTTCGCTACCTTCCCAACTGTCTACGAGGATACCTACCGTTGCAGCGTCAGTATTTCCGGCCTGGCATATTTCGGCGTCGGCATTGGCTGTGTTTTTGATGTCGTCACCTTTGCTAAGCCTAGCGATCGTCCGTTGAATACTCAAGGAGGAGCCTACCGCGCCGAACGGCGCTTGATCATGATGATGTTCGTGTCTCCGCTCTTCCCTATCGGCCTCTTCATCTACGGCTGGACTACTGAGAACAAGGTGCATCCTCCCTTACTAAACCTATTAGTCTCTAATCTGTTAGTTAGTTAA